A single genomic interval of Zobellia nedashkovskayae harbors:
- a CDS encoding phosphoribosyltransferase family protein: MENKILTHQQIQHKIERIAYQIYEANVEEKEIIIAGIDGGGLNFAKKLQRVLKKVTDAEITLCKVLMDKKNPLKSGVKTSIPESEYMNKSIVLVDDVLNSGTTLIYGVHHFLKTPLKQLKTAVLVNRNHKKYPVKADYKGISLSTSLQEHVHVQFQAKNDMVYLD, encoded by the coding sequence ATGGAAAATAAAATACTTACGCACCAGCAAATTCAACATAAAATAGAACGTATTGCCTACCAGATATACGAAGCCAATGTTGAAGAAAAGGAAATCATAATTGCAGGTATTGATGGCGGAGGACTTAATTTTGCGAAAAAACTACAACGTGTTCTTAAGAAAGTAACCGATGCCGAGATTACCCTTTGTAAGGTTTTAATGGATAAAAAGAACCCTTTAAAAAGTGGTGTAAAGACTTCTATTCCAGAATCGGAATACATGAATAAATCTATTGTTTTGGTAGATGATGTTCTAAACTCAGGTACTACGCTAATCTATGGCGTACACCATTTCTTGAAAACACCGCTCAAACAACTTAAGACTGCCGTTCTAGTTAATAGAAACCATAAAAAATATCCTGTTAAAGCAGACTATAAAGGCATTTCATTATCTACTTCATTGCAAGAGCATGTTCATGTACAGTTTCAGGCTAAAAATGATATGGTCTATTTAGACTAG
- a CDS encoding shikimate kinase: MKIVLLGYMGSGKSTIGKLLSHKKGLEFIDLDNYIEEAESMSVSDIFKNKGELYFRKKEYEYLNEVLAQKDDFVLSTGGGTPCYGNNIQAILDHTENAFYLKVSIPELTKRLLKEKDERPLVMNIAEEELPEFIGKHLFERSYYYNQAKKVISCDAKQPQEIVAEMEMVLV; this comes from the coding sequence GTGAAAATAGTATTGTTAGGTTATATGGGTAGTGGTAAGAGTACAATTGGTAAATTATTATCCCATAAAAAAGGTTTGGAATTTATAGATCTTGATAATTATATAGAGGAGGCAGAAAGCATGTCTGTTTCTGATATCTTTAAAAATAAAGGCGAGCTTTATTTTAGAAAGAAGGAATATGAATACCTTAACGAGGTACTTGCTCAAAAAGATGATTTTGTATTGTCTACTGGTGGTGGCACGCCATGTTACGGAAATAATATACAAGCAATTCTAGATCATACGGAAAATGCTTTCTATCTAAAAGTTTCCATACCTGAATTAACTAAACGTCTTTTAAAAGAGAAAGATGAGCGTCCCTTGGTAATGAATATAGCCGAAGAAGAACTGCCTGAGTTTATTGGTAAGCATCTTTTTGAACGTAGTTATTATTATAATCAAGCAAAAAAAGTTATTAGCTGTGATGCTAAACAACCGCAAGAAATTGTAGCTGAAATGGAAATGGTACTAGTCTAA
- a CDS encoding ribonucleoside-diphosphate reductase subunit alpha, whose translation MNELNTTTSQIKETISEQDQLVNARREALKNSKKEPNGGFEWLTDHSLNFLNSGYLTKGVTAEQRIREIADRAEQLLGMPGFSDKFFGYMSEGFFSLASPVWSNFGKERGLPISCFGSHIGDDMGNILYTQSEVGMMSKMGGGTSGYFGKIRHRGAEVKNNGQASGAVHIMQLFESMVDVVSQGSVRRGRFSPYLPIEHPDIMEFLEIGTEGNPIQELTHGVTVTDDWMKAMIDGDTDKRSIWAKVLQRRGEMGYPYIFFTDNANNGASDVYKEKDLPIYASNLCTEIMLPSNDDWSFVCVLSSVNVLHYDKWKDTDAVETMVYFLDAVITEFIEKLERYRDSDSREDKQTFLFMERAYNFAKDNRALGLGVLGWHSLLQSKRLPFNSQEAFNLNSEIFKGIKEKSYKASEELAAKFGEPAVLKGYGRRNATLNAVAPTTSSAFILGQVSQGIEPIWSNIYVKDIAKVKTTIKNPFLLDLLEEKGKNTTEVWHSIRERDGSVQHLEFLTELEKDVFKTYSEIDQMDIIYQAANRQNHIDQGQSVNIIVHPDMPVKEINKIHVTAWKLGLKSLYYQHSMNAAQKFKQKKDCASCEA comes from the coding sequence ATGAACGAATTAAACACTACCACCTCACAAATTAAAGAAACAATCTCAGAGCAAGACCAACTTGTAAACGCAAGAAGAGAAGCTCTTAAAAACAGTAAGAAAGAACCGAATGGCGGTTTTGAGTGGCTTACCGACCACAGTCTTAACTTTTTAAATTCAGGATATTTAACCAAAGGTGTAACTGCTGAGCAACGTATTCGCGAAATCGCGGATAGAGCAGAACAGCTATTGGGCATGCCTGGTTTTTCCGATAAATTTTTTGGTTATATGTCAGAAGGGTTTTTCTCTTTGGCTTCTCCAGTATGGTCAAATTTTGGAAAAGAAAGAGGGTTGCCTATCAGTTGTTTCGGTTCGCATATTGGCGATGATATGGGTAATATTCTTTATACCCAATCAGAAGTTGGTATGATGTCTAAAATGGGTGGAGGTACTTCTGGCTATTTTGGAAAAATAAGACATCGTGGTGCTGAGGTTAAAAATAACGGTCAAGCTTCAGGAGCTGTACATATTATGCAGCTTTTTGAATCTATGGTAGATGTTGTAAGTCAAGGTTCAGTTCGTCGTGGTCGTTTTTCACCATACTTACCTATTGAGCATCCAGACATTATGGAGTTCTTAGAAATTGGTACGGAAGGAAATCCTATTCAGGAGCTTACCCATGGGGTAACGGTTACTGATGATTGGATGAAGGCAATGATTGATGGCGATACGGATAAACGTTCTATTTGGGCTAAAGTATTGCAACGTAGAGGAGAGATGGGGTATCCATACATATTCTTTACGGACAATGCCAACAATGGTGCATCAGACGTATACAAAGAGAAAGATTTACCAATATATGCAAGTAACCTTTGTACAGAGATAATGTTACCGTCTAACGATGATTGGTCGTTTGTATGTGTATTGTCTTCAGTAAACGTTTTGCATTATGATAAGTGGAAAGATACCGATGCTGTTGAAACCATGGTATATTTCTTAGATGCAGTTATTACTGAATTTATTGAAAAACTAGAAAGGTATCGTGATTCTGATTCTCGAGAAGACAAACAGACTTTTCTTTTTATGGAGCGTGCTTATAATTTTGCTAAAGATAACCGTGCCTTAGGTCTTGGTGTTTTAGGATGGCATTCATTATTACAATCAAAAAGATTGCCTTTCAACAGTCAAGAAGCATTTAACTTAAATAGTGAAATATTTAAGGGAATAAAGGAGAAATCATACAAAGCGTCAGAAGAGTTGGCAGCTAAGTTTGGTGAGCCAGCCGTTCTTAAAGGATATGGTAGACGTAATGCAACTTTAAATGCAGTAGCGCCAACAACATCTTCTGCTTTTATTTTAGGACAGGTATCACAAGGTATTGAGCCAATTTGGTCAAATATTTATGTAAAGGATATTGCTAAAGTAAAAACGACTATCAAAAATCCATTTTTATTGGATTTATTGGAAGAAAAAGGAAAGAACACTACAGAGGTTTGGCACAGTATTCGTGAACGCGATGGTTCTGTACAGCACCTAGAGTTCTTGACAGAACTAGAAAAAGATGTGTTCAAAACCTATTCTGAAATAGACCAGATGGATATTATCTATCAAGCGGCAAACCGTCAAAACCATATTGACCAAGGTCAATCTGTAAATATTATAGTGCATCCAGATATGCCAGTTAAAGAAATCAATAAGATTCATGTTACCGCTTGGAAACTAGGGTTAAAATCTCTCTACTATCAGCATAGTATGAACGCAGCGCAAAAATTTAAGCAGAAAAAAGATTGTGCTAGTTGTGAAGCTTAA